Below is a genomic region from Gopherus flavomarginatus isolate rGopFla2 chromosome 25, rGopFla2.mat.asm, whole genome shotgun sequence.
AGTGTAACGTTACTATCCAGAGATCTGACATCACACCCGTCGGCACGGTCTGTAACTGCGGGGGACAGGACAGCAAGCCCCGTTCAAGGGATTAACTGATCACCAGGGAGGTTAGGTGGAACTTTCCCTGGGAGGCAGAAGCTAGGTCTGGCTGCATCATTGCTGTGCCCAGTGACAGCCCCCCAACTTGGAAGAGAGCGCCCAAGCTGCGTTCAATAAagccattatttttatttacagcTCTTGCATCCTTAGGCACACGAGTTTCCCCATGGCCTGACTGCCAGGTGCTCCCTCACATCTCATCAGCCTCAGCCCAGGAAAGCACAGGTCAGAGTCCACCTACCTTGGAGTTGCTGATTTGATCATACAGTTTTCTGCCTCGTCTAAAGAGTATCATAACCGTGCCATCCAACCCAAATGCTGGGAAGGTCAGTAATATGGGCCAGGCTTTATCCAAAGAGCATAAGCCGAAATCTGTGACTGCAGCTGGGTCTCCTGGCTGACCCTCAGCCATGCGGTTTAGAGGATGGGGGCCAGGAGAGTGGCTGGGATCCTGCTCTAATCAGGTTtcctggtaggaagcccaaccCTGCTCCCAACTGCAGTGGGTCTGTCCATTGTTAACGAGGGGAGGTCCGAGAGCTGGCACCACCAACCCCACTCCAGCTCCCATCTCATCCTCACTTCTTCCAGTCAATTCTCCCTCTATCTCAACCCAGTAACTCCTGGACCTGATCCCCGGATAGAGATGGCTGCTTCCTGGCCTGGAGTTCGATGCCATgaccctcccagccctgctcctcagcTGGCCATGTGACAGTACTCCACTTAATTCAGGATTTGAGGCAGAGAGGGCATTAAAGAGTGGTCATTATTCATATTTTTGGCAACTCCAAATGGTTTTTCTTTTAGATGGAGATTTGGGGGCAAAAAAATCAACAGATGAAGAGAATGGAGATTATTAGATTAATTACAATTTTATTCTCAGAGAACCCAGGACAACAATACTGGCAAAGGTTTGTTTGCACCATTTGCAATAATCGCCGATTTGACCCAAGTCTAATACAATTCACTGATCACGCTCCAAAGGGCTGATTTAAGAAGTGAAACAGCAATAGAATACACGTCAGTCACATTCACATCCCCATACGACAGGTGTGGGGGCTGCACAGTGACAGAAAATCTGCCCCCATTCCCTTATTACCATGATATGTACAGATTATCCCAACCCATCACCTGTATAACCAGAAAAGGAAATATTCTCGGAAACGGAGGAGGAAAAAGAAACCCACAAATCTacactctccccttcccccgcagCAAAGCAGCTGCTCCCACCCACAGCACTTTCAGGTCACCTTCAGGAAATTGTTACCAAGCCCAGCTGAAGTGGCTGGCAGGGCCGATGCCAGTAGAATGTCCGGTCATTTTCCATGTGAAAAACAGATGCCAGGCTCTGGTGACAGCGCCGAGGGTGAATGGACAGCGAGTGAGCACACAATGTGCTGCGTTGGCTGGGAGCTATCTGGGGACGACGTGCTGTTTGTTTTCTACTTCTAAAATTACACACTGGGACGTTTCAGTAAGAAGTTGGCACAGAGCTCTGAGGCCAGGAGCTGTTTTTGCAGCAGGGTCAATCGTTTCTCCCTCACACTCTCACACCCCACCTGCTTTCACTGTACGATCACCTGTTGCACACCCTGGCATGCTCAGCCATCAGTCTGTTCTTGGCAAGAATTTCCACGAGAAGCCTCCATTACAACCCTGCTAACTACAGCGTCACACCAAATGCCTCCTCCTTGCTAGGGTACAGCACTCCGGTGGAAagccaggaggagggaggggctcATGGATCAAGTCCTCCCAGTGCAATGGGAGATTTTAAAGTGGCTTGAAAACTATTTGCTCCAGCACCCGTACAAACGCAGCAAACAAGGAAAACTAAGGGTTAAAACCAGAGGCAGGGCATTTTGCTTCCCCTAAGACTCAGGACACGGGAGACCAGGCGGGAATAAGGCAAGGCCCTGGGATGGCTGCTGGACGGAAAGGGGAGGTCAGAGCCCTGGGCCTGCAGAGCAGGTGccaagacctggagcgagtgggGAGAAGGGACGCTGGCTCTTCAGGGGAAGTCCTGCTAGGCCAGTCtcaggggacagagcaggggttgGAATGCCAGGCAGGATGCtggcaccagccccacccccacctgggaAAGCCCAGCCATGTCTCAGCACTATCAGAAGAGGATGATACTGAGGCCTATCGCGACTCCTTCCAGCAACAGGCTGACACCCACCAGCTACCTAGGAGGCAGCAGATACGCCAGTTGGTGCCTACCTTGGCGAGCGAGCCCAGCCGTCCTATAGCAGCCCTGGTGTAAGGAAGGCAGGAGATGCTACCAAGGTGAAGGAGCCATTCTCTggaccaggggttctcagcctcTTTCTGAGCACCCCCCAAAATGCTTTGAAAagtccacggcccacctgtgccacaactggcTTTCTGCAAATTCAGTAGAtcaaaagccagggccagcattagggggtagcaagcagggcctGGCACCACAGGGGCCCCCCTGAAACCACgttgcttgggcttcagcttcagccctgggccccagcaagtctaatgccagccctgccctctgGGTTATTTTAGCGGAGCCCTGGTTAGAGACACGGCTCTGGactgctgccccagcagctggCTGGACTTGACATTCTCCGCTAGCCAGACAACAAAGTGCTGCTGAGTCATACAACTCCTCCGTTCGCTCACTCTAGCTATGGCTCTGCAAAGTTATGGGCTCCTGCACCCAGGGGTCTGGCTAGTTTGGGATCTCTGTGAAGCAAGATGAATGGAGGATACCAGGGTAAAGAGTGTTTGGAATTCGGAGCAGGGGCTAACAAGCGATAAGGACCAGGATTGTGCTGGCCTCTACTTTTCCTAAAGCTTTCAAGATGGCCTGTCTGGACTGATCTTTCCACAGACGTCTGGGGAGCATGCAGAAGTCACTCTCTGCATTCACCAGCTCAGTGCAGCTGGGCAGCGGTGGAATTTACAAGCTCTGAAATTGGAAGAGAGCCAGGGCACTGGGTGGTTTCTCTGGGAAGGCAACAGGCAGGTTAAACGAGGGGGaaggcagaagagaagagagagacacaTACGTATTGCTGGGACAAACATACGGGCTGTAGATTTCCTCATCACCGGGACAAGGATGTTACAGGCAGCTTAAGTTCAAGAGTTTGGGTTTTGAACAATAAGACGAAGCAGCGACAGAGATAGAGATGGACAGACATCTCCCCTAGGCAGGGGCAAACATCATGGCATGTAGTCAGTTACATCtaggcgcgcgcacacacacacacacacacacacacacacacacacacacacacaccactgttAGCCACCACTAACAGTTCTCCAGGGTTACCACCATGCTGACAGTCTCTAATTTCCACTGAACACCAGCTATTGTGCTAACTGCAGTCAACATCACTAGGAGTCCTCTAGGTAGCCACTTGCCAGGTCTTCCCAGCTTGGCTCATGTTCTCCAAGCCATCGTCCTTGCAGACTTCTCTACGGCCCAGTCCGTCAAACACAGACATCTGACCTTCTGTCCAGTGACTGCAAAGGGCTCTGGATCAGAGCCTAAGGCACTCCCAGCTAAGTCACTGGAACCACTCAGGTCCTTACTGGTGAGCAAGCACTTTGTGGGGTCGGTGCTGAAGGGACCAAGTTCCCCAGACTCACGCACCTCAGGCCCCTGGGCGAGTTCTTGGCCTCCTGTTCCTTGCTCGGAACAGCTTGTGTATTACCCCCTTCTCTCTCGTCACCTCTGTGAGCTGAGCGGGcagcccaccccagcccagcAATGGAGGTTACTCAGGGCTGCACCCACAAAAACAAAATCCAGGCTCCCTGCCACCTCCACTCCCCCCCAAAAACCACACACCTGGACTTTATCTTAACAATGGAAGTAAATCTAATTTTGAAAACAagccccccctcccacacacacacacaaatcaaacACTGCAGCCCCATGCAGACTAGACATCTGGGCTACTAACTCCCAGTTTTAACAGAACCACGAATGGTCCTAACAGGGTCACACACAGGCTGGGCCCATTCAGACACAAGGCATGAATTCTCCGGAGGACGCCCAATCCAATGGAGGATGCCCAGATTGACAGGCTCTCCAGCCTGCTGGGTGGCACAGGGATGCCAGAGAGCTTTCAGGAGAACCGAACCAGGCCAGCTGTAAACCTCAGACAGGGAGAGATGGAGTTTGAAACATCAATGGATTGGCAACGCTCGCCACCCAGTGGGGGCACAGCAACACAGCAACACCTGCAAATCTACTTCATTAACTCCCTTTGGCCATCAGGAAGGCACTTGCTGATCCCTTCGGCTTCCTGCCGCATTCCTGGTCTCTCTGCTTTTACCAGCGGAGCCCAGAGCACCCAGCCTTTCACTTGACTCAGTAAGGCCGTAATCCTGTAATGTACAGCAGGCCCCTGACTAATGCAATTGCAGAGGGGAAGCCAGGAATGTCATTATGCACAGAAAGGTCCTGTTCTGTTTTTCATCTGCTCCCCTCAGCAACTGCAAtaacaggggtgggggggtcacaccCCTCCTCTAGTCAGGAGGCCCTTATCTCAGCACTGCAGGGAGTCCCTTCTCAGCACTTAACAGCCAGAAAGGATGGTGGACTAGCCACAACATGTGGGTGACTTAAAGTGGCATGCAGGGACTAGGGAATCTTTGGGGTACCTTAGCGCCCCCTCCCCTTGCAAGAAAGGGGCATTTTCCCCTATTGGGCACACAGGATTCATCAGAGCAGGTTTGTCAAGGAGCGGAAAAATAAGTGTTCAACTGCCTGAGTCAGCCTGGCATTTCACACTGCCCCGAGAATCCCATTTCAAAAACATCATCACCTCTGCGCAGCAACGGGCTTCCACATTCTCCCCAAGCGTCCAGTAACCTGGGAGATCCACTTCCCCACAACTACTGAAGCAGGTTTCGCAGCGCAGAACCACAGGCTCTAGTCTCAGAGGACGAGTCAATCCAATGTACAGAACAGCGTATGTCTTATTTACACAGATTTACAATAACCCATTTCTGCAGCGGCTGAGTGCAGAGTCTGAGGTCCTGTGGGCCACACAGCTttatgaccagatgtccccacaACGTGCTCGCGACATCTTCCAAGTCTACAGAGTCACCAGTTGCTTCACCAACATTTCCCACTTAGCCGGAAATCCCTCAGCAAGCTGAGGATCAAACAGATTTCATAACAGTGGAAACGGAAACGCACCATGTTGCCCGGTAGCACAGAAGAGCATTAattacagtgtgtgggggggagcgtGTGGGTGAGATGGATCGTTGATGTTCTAATGGAACGAGtcacaggattagaattaaaactTCTGAAGGCAAAAAATAAAACCTAAGCTCTGGCGGAGGGTGACGTTTACCCAGGATTCTGGTGCACCCAAGAGTCAAAGGCAGCAGAGAGCGGGTCTCAGCATGGCCACAGATTCTGGACAGGGACTGGATGAGAGTGCACAAAATCACCGCTTCTCGAGAGCGGCTGGCTTGAGACCCGCATGCTGCTGGGAAAGGCGCTCAGAAGGTCTCGCATGACAGTTTCCATCAGGGAAGGGACAGCTCCTCTCCGCACGGCAGGGCCCCCTCCCCGACAGCTTTAGTCTATTTTCAGAATGTCCGAGTTCGCCTTCAAGAGGTACAGGCTGTCGTCACGGAGGAAACTGCAAGGATAATGAGAACAGCGTGAGCGAGTTCGAGGCAGCGTGGcctgggagccggggggggggaggttctaGCCAGAAACTGCCCCATTTCAACCCAAGCCATTGCAGCGGCAGCTAGTTCAGGCTAATTCCAAAAGAAAGGGGTCTTTTTTGTCAGAAATATCCAGTCAATGCAATATGGAGTCAGTGCCAGGGCAGAAGGGACCCAGTCTGACCTGTACCAGGCCACCACCTTTTCCCAGCAGCCGCACTCAGAACCCACCATTTTGTGTTCGCTGTTGAGGGCCTGCTCCTCAGCAGCCGGAAGTCAGCATTACCCCAGCCGCGGCTCTGAAGCGAAACCCCCACACTTTGGATCCACCATCCATTTTGGCACTGACTGTGTCACTCAGATCAGAAGTTGCAAGGAGGTTGGGGTGCCAGCAGCTGGGTCAGGGGACCAGGAAGGCATGGTGGGGGGAGCTTTGGGAATGGAATGCATCTTCTCTTTGGGTGAGATAGGATGGACAGGCACACTCTGGGTGGGTGATGTCCAAATGCAGATCCTGGGGAGTAGAGATGGGGGGGGACGGACTCCTGCACAACTGGACATAGCACCgtcccccccctcccctgacccaAATAGGCCTACCCAGCACGAGCGTCCTTGGGCAGAAGTGAAGTTGTGAGCTTCCGTCTGGAGCGGCAGCTAGGCCTGGCCGCCAGCGAGCAGTGCTCGAAAGGGCACCGCTAGCATAATTAGTTCCTACAGCTCACACCCTGTTAGCTTGTTAACCATAATGAGCTCACATGACATGTGCTCCATCTAAAAACATTAACGGTGCCAAGTCCTTGCCCTgcactggctcctgtgctgccgacacacacagctctgcaccGAGGGGCTTCCCTGCTGGGTTACTGGTTTAGGCTATGTGGGCTGGTGGGACACTAATGGGACAGGATTACACTCATGCTGAGGGATTCGGCACACTGTCTAGGTACTTGTATGGCCCCCGTCCCTAGTACCTGAGCATCTCAGACTTGTTAATGCATTTACCCCCCGGGTAGAGGTagggaacctgaggcacagagccattcggtgacttgcccaagatcaaacAGGGAGGCTgtggtctccagagtcccaggccaGCAGCCTAACCACGAGATCTCCCTTCCTTCCTGCTCTCAATGTTGGTGGGTTGTAAGATCTGCCTGTCCGGACTGTGCTCCCATTTGAGAAGAACTCACCATGAAACTGCTTCTTGCTGTGATGCCAAAAGCTAGAGGCAGTTCCCACTTTGCGAGTCAAGAGCCCCCTTCTCCAGGCATGGCTTGGTCTCACTCACCCTGCCAAGCTGGCGAGatcagctggagctgcagcacatggcagaGTGGCTGTGTAACAGGGGATTACATTTCAGAGCTTCCTGTTGTGCTGCCTGCGTTCCTGCTGTAGCCACCCCAGGGAGTGGATCTCAAAGGGGGGAATTGCCTGGCGAATAATTACACAGTTCTGTCGCCCAGACAGCCCCCCAGAGACCGCGTACCCAAGGCTGACCTGTAGAAGAGGACGTTGACAGGAATGGTGCTGATGTGCCAGATGGCGTGTGCGTCGAAGGTCCAGAAGAGGGGCGGGAAGTCGAGGAGCTCAAGCAGCGCCAAGCCCTGAAggagcagcaccaccaccacgcACTTCCGCACGTATGGGAGGCGCTGCTGGTTCCTGACGCACCAGCCCAGCCACCAGAAGAGGTTGAGAAGGCCTGGAAGGCAAGAGGGACGGGGCGGAGGATATCATGGTCACAGGAAGCAGGACTTGCTCTTTGGGCTGGGCAGATGTTTGCTGCTCAGACGCAAGGGCAGGGAAGGAGTCACCTCCTCTACTCCACACCCATACGGTTACTCCCCCTGTCCTGGAGCCCCACCATGTACTCAGTTCCTCTTACCAATCTCGCTAGCCAGGTTCAGGCTCCATCGAGAGCTGGCCAGCACCCTGACCACCCCTGCCTTGCCTCTCCTCCCTCAAAGGCTGAACTCACCCTCTTGGGGGTGTTTCTGTCTTCTGCCAGCCCAAGGGCACAGAACCTGGCTGTAGAGACCTGGCCCTGTACGTGACTCAGCCCTCGCTTCACTCACCCACAGCACGGCTCACAAGCCGATACGAGTGTCATTTAAATGTGCCCCTGCCGCGGGGttagctcccctctccccagctagCCCAAGAGGCAGGCGGCTCTCAGATCCATCcactgggatggggggagactATATTCCCCTTCAGCCACAACTGCCAACCGTCCTACAGTGCCTAACGTTGCCACGTTCCTTCCTCTTCACCCCTGCGATCTTCTCCCCATAGtcacccttccccactcccccaaacACATCACCCTCTGGGGAATTAACAAGCTGCCTGCCAATCAGTGTCCTGATCACCTGCTCCTCTCAATTTGTCCCTATGCCCCCACTGTCCAGAGTGCCCCAGCTGTGTGCAGCAATGCACTCTGGGCCCTGCCTCAGTACTAGGCTGACCCTGCAGTGCCATAGAGTTGTAGGGACATAGGGACATCAGCCTCACTGCTGCCAACGTAGCAAGGAAGCAGAGCGTGGCTAGAGGAAGGGGCATGACCACGGTGCCTATGTGGCACCCAGGCTTCAGTTGCATGGTCAGCTTCTCGTAGCCATCTACAGCCCATTCTGCATTCCGGCTGCCTTCCTCTTTCTGGGCCTTTACGACACACCCAGGGTCACGTTTTCAAACTTTCCTCTGAAGCCGCGAGGGCTGCAAAGTTACCCTGTTAAAAACGATGAAAACTGATTCTCACAAAACACgacgccaggagctggggctcaaAGTAAAACATGAAGTAATGTGAGACTCGCGAGAACATGGAGAGCTGGGGACGTGGGAAATGGAGGCACCAGGGGAGAATGACTGGCCTGACACCACAAGTCAATGGCAGGGGTCTAGGGCAGTGCCAGGCAACtcaaaaatggcattttccatTAACAAAGGGGGAAGTTGGACTAGCACCATGTCAGGACTGTCCTGGTGATGTCTCCAGCCACACAAGCTGCAGTCCTTAGATTTAGCAGACAAACAGCCACCCCACCTTGTGCTACAGAGAGCAGAGACAACACACACCAGTTCCCAGGGAATGGATCAGCCCCTTTCCTCAGCACACAGGTGCAGTGGAATAGCTAGGAGACGCCATCGCCAGAAAGTAGAGCCAGACAGACTCTCTCTAACCACCGCAGATTCCCAAATCCCGCCCGGGGGTGACACTGAGCAGCATGTGGCTGTGTGTGAATTACATACAGCTCCATTGCTCATGTTCACTCCAAGTCACTACCAAAAACCGACCCgtccaccctgcccccaccttcCAGCCTCCCCCGGGCCTTACCGATTGCCACGTTTGCGGCCATGTTGTAGCCATAGTCAAAGCGCACGAGTGTCAGGTACGAGACATGGCAGGCCAGGAAGAGGATCAGAAAACCCCCAAAGGCATTAGCAAAGGCTGGGCGTTTCAGACCCAGGGTCCTACAATGGAAACCGAAACAATGCAGAGAAGCTCTCAGACTCCAGCAACTTACACAGCTCCTGCAGGACACACCAGCGGCTTCGCCCCAGCTCCTGCAACCCCAGGAGATCTCACCTGCTCTATTCCCAGCCTCTAGAGAGAGTCCCAGCCTTCAAGGCCGGAAGGGACACCAGATCATcccgtctgacctcctgtatagcacccGCCACCAACTCCTTCCAGCACCTGCATGCTAACCCCAAGCACCTGAGACCCAAGTATCACAGCCGAAGGGAGACTGGATTGCTATGTGccgcaggcagagaacaggagggaccgaggtgcaccagtgcccagGGCACCCCCACAAAGGCACAGGAACGATTAAGTGAGATACCCCTGaaaatcctggcaagtgacccatccccacatgctgcagaggaaggtgaaaaatccctATGGTCACTGCCAATCTTAcgtgggagaaaattccttcccagccccacataTGGAGACCTGATAGATCCtgaacatgtgagcaagaaccagccagcctaggccctgagagagaggcagacagacagacagacactgacAGCTCGGAGTCACCTCAGAACCCTGGCCCACTCCGCCCGGTGCCCACCTCGGGCCATGGCCATCCTCAACGCTTCACAGGAAGGGGATAAAACAAAATGCACACCCCGCCCCAGGGCCTCCATGGCATTGTCCTTTCTCCCCCTAAGGCACACAATTGGGCTCAGTCTGGGGCAGCTGATGCCacacaggaggtcacactagcaAATCTAaaagttccttctggccttatgcTCTTGGAAGTATAGAAGCTGTTTAGTATCTGACACAACCCCCTGGCAGAGGATGGATCTGCCCTTGCAGGGGAGAAGTCAGTGAACTCAGAGGTCTTTCTGCCTCTTAACTACTATGTATCTCACAGCTCACCTTCCTGCCCCAGAAACAGCCAGGTACGGCGAGGCACTGGCTAAACCGTACAGCAGCTGAATGCTTTGGGCTGTGCTTTCAGACAGCAATaaggagccccaagccctgggaCACTAGCAGAATACAAACCTCGCCGGCACTTACAGATagctactgctgttcctgaagtGGCTAACCCTAGCATGGGCACACGCCAGCTCTGGCTTGGTCCAGGTAATCCTTAGCccagccatgagtgcaggggattggactagatgacctctcgaggtcccttccagtcctacgatccTATGATGGGTCTCTCCCCTTCACTTCCTGAATGTTAGGCTGCAGCAACGTTGCTGTCCCTTATTGGAAGTTCAGACGCATTCCCCCCTCGGTGTGAGAAGTGGCACTCCCCAGCTCCTTGGCTAAACAAAGCCACGGTCAGATTCCATAGCACAGACGGGGGGAGGAAAGTAAATACCAGGTTCCAGCTTATCTAGCTGCAGGGCTGCCAGCCGAAGCCAGAGACACGCCCATCATCTCAGGGAGCCTGGGACCGTAGGAAGCTCACCTGACACAGCACAGGTAGATGGAGTGCAGGATGACGGTGGAAGCGCAGAAGTAATCCATTTTCTGTGGGACAAGAGGCCGGGTTAGATCATTGGTAGAAGAGCAACAAAGAGAGCCAAGGAGGGACAGCAGAGACACTGCTGAGCATCAGGCAGATCAGGGTTTTAAAGGGCTGAGAGTTCTACAAATGGAACTTTCCACGATTTCTTTTCACGAGTCTTTTGAATGTATGTCGTGCACAGGAAGGCAACAGTATCAGATTAGTTTCCAGGGGACTTAACTCCATCCTTACTCAGGAGCCACTGACAGTTTGCTCAAGTAAGCACTCCTAGGACTTGGCACACGGTGAACATAAATGGGCCATAATGCTGAGAGACTATCTACTGGTAAAATCAGCTTATACTTCTATCTGGATCAGGGCCTAGACAGACAGGACACAATGGGGTACAAGAAGAAATGCAGCTAGCTAGTCTCCATGTGAATTCAATGTCTTTTCAGATGCTATAACTGGCTGCCCGTTTCTGGTATTTGTACAGCAGTAGCACCTGGCAGCCCCACTCCtggccaggaccccactgtgctaggtgcggtacaaacacagaacaaagagaaagcCCCCGGCCCAAACAGCTGACAGTCCAACTGTCGGAGACAAGCACTGGAGTCTGCAGTTTTACAGTCACATTTTCGTAGGTTTCTCACATCACAGAGAGCACTGACAGCTCTCGGGGGCTGCACAGATTTGTTACACAGACCCATTTTTCAGGTCAGACAGATTCACCAGATCCCCTTCTGCAGCCCCCCAGCTTCATGCCAGCAGCAAAGGGGCATCTTAGAACATTATGGAGGTAAGGGCAGGTCTCTCTCAGCCACATCTCAGCAGACACTGAACTAGAGAATAGCCATGTGTTTCTCACCCTCATTTACACCCAGGGTTTGCCTTGTAGATTTCAGGGGGTTGAGAAGCAAGGGTAGATCACAGATCCTCAACTGCCGAGACATGCAAAGCTCCCCCAGCAGGGTAACACTCACCTCGGTTACATCAGTCTCCCTTGTATGGAAGAGTGTAGACCAGAACCAGGCATTTAATGAAACCTAAGAGAGGCAGACAGTTAGATGTTCTGTATGAGACAGTCCCccgccccagagagcttacagtctaagagaAACACAGGTGATGGGATTCAGTCGAGAGCACGCACAAAAGGATAACTTGGGGGCAGATATTTTACAAACCCTTTAATGTTTAAGTGAAGGCACCATTGAACCAGAAAGGATGTTTAACAGATGGGTCGACGTATGTTCTCATGTACAGCCTGCAACACCACTGACACCAACAGAACTGCACAGAAGGAACTGAAGTCCTAACCTGACCTACAGTCTATCGCCAGCCATTACCAAAGATCCTAGCGCTGTCCGACCACTGTCATAGATCCCtacggccagaagggaccattgcattcatctagtctgatctgcagTATCCCAGGCCATAGCACTTCATCCAGTAATTTCTGCGTCAAGCCTATGCCTCGTGGTAGGACGAGGGCCCTGTTTTCCTGACATCTGGGTAAAACCTACAAGAGTGCTAAGctcctaaatgacttaggagaatttattttactttctttaAAGCTTGTTTCTACATGGTTTTGAGGTTTTcaccatttacatttttttttcttttcactgcagtgtaaatatttaaaaataaaacagaactgaGGCATAGCTCCTAGATGACATTTACTGCAATTCTGTTTATACAACTAAACTGGCAAAAATAATATCTGCTTCTCAGGGATTTTGTGAGCTTAAATAAATgcctggagaaagctttgcaatcCATAAGTGAAAACACATTGTACCTCCAGCACGGTGCCTGCTATCTTACATAAGAGTTCCACGCCTCCTGATGCACGATTAACACCTGTtttttccagtctctctctcccctgcaacTCTTTAATCCCTGCACACAAATGAGCTCCttcaaacaggattataaaatcATTAAATCAACAGCTTTGTGCTACATACCTGAGATGTTCATAGGGCCCACACCTAAATAATGCCCTTTGGCTCTTCCAAAAGTATCAGCCCACGAGCCACAGTGAAGATGCAACAAGGGGGACCCTGACCagcttttcttattttattaa
It encodes:
- the PGAP3 gene encoding post-GPI attachment to proteins factor 3 isoform X2; this encodes MAAKGAALLLLLGAAAAPGPVRGSQGDREPVYRDCLAHCERRNCSGSGLRHFRSRQPLYMSLTGWTCRDDCKYECMWLTVGLYVQEGYRVPQFHGKVSLNAWFWSTLFHTRETDVTEKMDYFCASTVILHSIYLCCVRTLGLKRPAFANAFGGFLILFLACHVSYLTLVRFDYGYNMAANVAIGLLNLFWWLGWCVRNQQRLPYVRKCVVVVLLLQGLALLELLDFPPLFWTFDAHAIWHISTIPVNVLFYSFLRDDSLYLLKANSDILKID
- the PGAP3 gene encoding post-GPI attachment to proteins factor 3 isoform X1 → MAAKGAALLLLLGAAAAPGPVRGSQGDREPVYRDCLAHCERRNCSGSGLRHFRSRQPLYMSLTGWTCRDDCKYECMWLTVGLYVQEGYRVPQFHGKWPFSRFLFFQEPASAFASFLNGLANFVMLTRYKASVPPSSPMYHTCIAFAWVSLNAWFWSTLFHTRETDVTEKMDYFCASTVILHSIYLCCVRTLGLKRPAFANAFGGFLILFLACHVSYLTLVRFDYGYNMAANVAIGLLNLFWWLGWCVRNQQRLPYVRKCVVVVLLLQGLALLELLDFPPLFWTFDAHAIWHISTIPVNVLFYSFLRDDSLYLLKANSDILKID